DNA sequence from the Coffea arabica cultivar ET-39 chromosome 11c, Coffea Arabica ET-39 HiFi, whole genome shotgun sequence genome:
AgtaataaaggggaagggactggtaaaacaggagaggaaaaagagtgacactggtctaactcacaagacatactttgtttgataaaatatggagtggattcaaagaaagaaacatcagcacaagtaaaaaatcgatttaaaactggactgtaacatctatagcctttttgcgctcgtgcgtatcctaagaaaatacacttaatagcacgagaatctaatttatccaTCCCGGGAGCAAGCTGATGAACAAAGCACACACATCCAAAAATACGAGGAGGCAATTTAAACACAGGTTcatgaggaaaaagaatggagtgaGGTAATTGGCCTCCAAGAATAGtagatggcatgcgattaattaaataacatgcagttagaactgcatcactccaaaattgtttgggcacattcatgtgcaacatAATTGTCCGAGCAACCTCGATTAAGTGTCCAATCTttctttcagcaactccattctgttgtggagtgtgAGGACAAGAGGACTGATGAATAATACCGAACTTAGTCATGAAGGTATTCAAAGGAgtggaaaaatattctttcgcattatcactgcgaagtatacgtacagatacaccaaattgattctttatttctgtaacaaatgcacaaaaaatggaatatagttctgaacgatctttcattaaataaagccatgtaacttttgaaaaatcatcaacaaaaaatacaaaatattaaaaacctaactttgaagtgactcgactagaaccccaaacatcagaatgaactaacaaaaagggttccGAAACCCGTTTATTGACCCTAGGGGCAAAAGAAACACGATGATGCTTTTCTAATTGACAAGACTCACATTCTAATGAAGACAACTGACTCAAGGTAGGAaccaacttcttcaaattttgtagAGACGGATGACCcaaacgacagtgaatttcaagaggagaaacagtTGCAGGACACGCAATCGGACCATTAgagttgagaaaataaagaccaTTATGCTCGCGCCCTCCACCAATCAtcctctttgtcttcaaatcctgaatAACAACAAAATCAGAAGAAAAAATAACTGAACACTgtagaaatttggtaaacttACTAACGGACATTAGATTAAAAGGCAAATTTGgtacgtaaagaacagaagGCAGCGGAAGAGATGGGttaatttctacagtgcctAATCCGTTAACTTTAGTTGCAGATCCATCAGCTAAAGTAACATGAGGGAAGGAAGTAgactcttgaaaattagaaaaatttctagaggtacctgacatatgatcagtagcTCCGGAATCAATGATCCATgaatcaaaatttttggaagtgGAGAGACAAGCCATAGcattacctttttgtgctaaagaagcaGAGGGAAGAGATGCGTGATTTGCAGTTTGGTACTGCAGAAATTTGACATAATCTTCCTCGGATATGGTAAAAGTTTTCTGGGACCCTTGTGCTGAAGAACTTGATTCAGCTTGGTCAATGGTAACCGCATTAGCAAACCGAGGTGGTTTTCCATGTAAATCCCAACAAGTATCATGAGTGTGATTCTTCAAACCACAATGAGTGCACTCACGGGTGCCTCGACCTCCACGACCCCCACAACCTCCTCTACTTCCTCCACGAGAGCCACGTCCCAAATTAAGTTGCTCTATTCGACCATTGTTAGCAACTAACGCAGATTTGTCATTAATTAGAGCACCATCACCCTGTGCTTTATCCTTAGATGCAGAACGTAAGACCCGAGCATATGCCTCTGCAAATGATGGTAATTGTTCACCtgctaaaatttgagatttgattGGTTCAAATTCTGGTTTGAGACCGGCCAAGAATTTGAGCACAAGCATTTGTTCTCTTTGCCTCTGCATAACtgtaatatcacttgagagaggCATTACGGCATTTAATTCTTCTGAAACTCGCTTCAGATCAGCAAAATATTCAGTTACTGTCTTGTTATCATGTTGCAACTGAAAATACTCCAAAGAAATATCATACATCCGTGAAAGATTACTACAGTATAATAACCGGACATAATCCCAAACTTCTTTTGTTGTCTCACAATGAGAACACATGTAAACAATTCGTGGCTCCATAGAATTCCATATTGCTCCAAGAATTTGGGCATCCTCTTGAATCCACACTAGTTTCTTGTTGTCCTCCGTAAGAGAGACATCTGTGAGATATCGTTGCTTTCCTAAGCCTGTCAGATAAATCTTAACGGCTTTTGACCACTGTTGATAATTAGTGTCATTCAACTtccaatttgtgatttgagGCATCACCATTGGCATAATATTAGTAGACGTCACAATACCTTTTGATGGACTTTCAACCATAGCGAATAGCACTCCAAATCAAACGAGGGTCAAAACTCCAGATGAACAGCGCGTGAACAGTGCGTGAATAGTGAACAGCGCCGCGTGAACAGTGCCGATGAACAGTATCGCGTGAACAGTGTCGTGAACAGTGCCCCCGCGTGAACAGTCGCGGTGAACAGTATCGCGTGAACAGTCGCGATGACCAAAACTTTTGCTAGATGTTTAACCCTAATCCTAGGacttttgctctgataccatgtcaacaggtatcttgggaggaaaacatctagtcacatattatgagtgaccaactagtatttataggagtacaaccctaacaaactatttacaaaaatacccttactaatttattatctacaagaatacttatattctcttaacagctaccacaatccaaacaaacaaaaacttCAAAGGAAATTATGTAAGACTTTCATACAAAATTGTTCGAAGACTTTCCTATTCACAATAATGCTTTCTGCAATTCTGGTGCAGCCAAGATACACGAAGATGAAACTTGGTTTGGACATGCATGTGGTGTATCAAATGAACAACAAATCCCAGATTTCGATCAAATTATAAGTTTCAGCAACAACCAGAACAAGACTCCAACATCCGAACAGGCCAAGACAGAttcaaaaaggaaatgaaacagGCCACCTTTCTTCACAACCTATCCAGCATTTCAAACGTACAGGCCATGTAAaagtcttttcttttcaaagctgGGGTCTTGCTACTAAACTATAGCCTAGGAACGAAATATAATCCACACCAGACAAATTTCAGACCCTAACATACTCATCTTACACAATGACAGCAAAAAGGCAACATCTTTGAGCTATAACCATAAACCACCATCGCAACTCTTAACCACATTCATCGGCTCATAGTTCAACATAGTTTCAtgatttattaataaaattatctaTAGGAAAGGGAAAGGAACCTTACAGTGCTATTTTCTGATGGATTTTTAGCAGCAAAAACTTGAGTAGCAGctcctttccttcttttctgTTTGGCCGGAAATCTCCAAGCTTTCGTCCAATTGCAACTCCCTCTTACTTAGCTGTcggtgcttttttttttcactctcCTGCTGTCACTCTCTTCTCCTTCAAACCCTAACCGCCCCTTCCCTCTTTCTTTCATCAACCTTAGCCGCTGTcggtgcttttttttttcactctcCTGCTGTCACTCTCTTCTCCTTCAAACCCTAACCGCCCCTTCCCTCTTTCTTTCATCAACCTTAGCCGCTACCCAATCTTCGCTTCTGTCTTTTTTCTCTCGCGGAGCTCCTTCGATCATCCCCTCTCTCCGTTTCTTTCTTCCCTTGCCGTCAAAACTCTCTTAGTTCACTTCAAACCCTCCTCTCATGAAGCTCCTTCCTTTGCTAGCTTTCCTTTCTTCCGTCACACACACACCCCCTCTCGATTTGCTCCCCCGTAGCCTCTCTTCAGCCTTCAGCCGCTACCCCCCAGCTCTCTCTagttctcctttttcttttcctgccGTCACCCTTTTTCTCACTCTATCCCCCCCTTGAAACCTTAGCTTTCCCAACTTTTTATATGGAACCTTATCACCGAAACCTAGCATCTAAGGCACAGGAATAAACTCCATTCTTTTGCATTATTTACAACCTTAGATCCTCATGGTTTCTGATAAACCTTGGATCATGCCAAGTGTTTTCTGTTTAGATCATCAgacggaggagaaaaaaatgagtCAAACAATGGAGCTGTAAAAATTTTTGTGTATCTGCGTTTtgcagaaaaaaaatgaggaagggTTTTGATGCTATGCTTCTCATGGTCCGTGAGCctgtcccttttcttttttcattttcgtcattttcatttttttttaaatgaatcatttaattaaaacaaaataacaatttaagtaaaaacttgaataaaatgaacaaaaactaggaacaaaagataaaaacaaaatgctaagattttttttgtgtttgattaatgatttttccccttttttctttttcccaattaataaacaataaacttgaatctaaaagaaataaaacatatttttcaaaccattttctttttccgaCGAATCTTAATACTAAAAAagtcttaaaataaaattaaacgaCTAAATgagcaaaaaataaatactagaataaaataataataattattatagtttaaaagtgcctaaaataaaaatcatgagatTAATAAATAAAGTAGATAATAGTTAttactaaaatttaaaaagtaaattaaattaaaaatttggtgtctacacaaccAATTGATCATCCTTCACCCTGCAAACCGGGTCCTAAACCTCAAGAGCCAGATGCGGACAATTTCATGTCAGCCAGAAGCTCCTTTAATGGTTATCAGATTCCATTCTCATGGGTTTATAAAATCCCAAATAAGGACCAGACCCATCAAACTTTTCATTCTTACTATAAAAAATGTCTTGATATATTAGAAAAGGAAGCAAAGGAACAAACCAACAAACAAGAATGGAAACCCAAATCCATACAGCCAGCTAAGTGCTTGTACCAAAAACCTGACCTCCGTGTTCAATTAATTGATGAATGCTTTATGTCCAGGGAAGAGGAATTTCCTCCTTTGGAATCATTTGTAAAAAATGGTTCTAAGCATACCCCGAAGATTCAAATGCTGCTCCTACGATTTTACCAATAGGAGAAACAGTAGGTCCCAATCCTACTGAAGAAGTTCTTAATTGGCATACAGAAAACTCCTTGGTTCAAAATGCTGCCCTTACTTCTATTCACAGAAATGTCACAGAAGTAAAAGGAAGGGTTGATCATATTGACACAACTGTCAAAACTCAGAATTCTCAGGTAACTCATATGATTACAGTACTTGAAAAGAGACttgaaaatctcaaatatgAATTACCTTCGAACTCTTCTTATTagcaaattttgttttgaataaagaaaaggaaacataaCTTATTCAGAACCAAATTGCTACTCTGAGAACTACAGGAGAGGTTCCTAAATTTGACATTGGACCAATGGAATCAGCTTCAAAGGTAAGCCCAGGATATGGTGCTACACCCATCAGAAACTGACCAAcacctttttattttggaggagttACCACTCCTAATCCTTCAGTTTTCTTTCTAGATCAGCAGCCTCCTACTTCAAAACCTTTTGATATTGCAGAAGTTTTGCGAGAATAtcgtaaaacaaaacaaatacaaaaggatagaaaaggCCAAGAAAAAAGCTGAAAAGGAACAATTAAGAGTTGAAGAGgaacagaaaaagaaagcaaaagaagTTGTACAAGAATCTGAATCCTCATTCATGTACACTGTACATACTAATCCTACTTTCTCTCTTGAACAGGAAAAGAAAGCTAATGATGCTACCAAGATTTATAACAATCCTCTCTCATCTATGCTAAAAGACCTTCATAATGATTCAGTACCATATATTTCAACATATTCACAGGTTTCTGATAATAACTCTGATGAAGAAAGCCAAACATCAGAAAATGGAAAATTCGCTGAATCTTCCTCTGCTGAAGAATATTCTTCTGAAGAATTTTCTTTCGATACCTCTGttaaggaagaagaagaaagaatccCCGTGATCAATATGGCAATTGAAGCTGAAGTTGTACATCCAGATGAAACAGATGAAGAAGGAGAAACTTCTGGTGCATCAAGGACACAACGAACCAATTTTCCCAAAACAAATGGAGTACAAATTTTTATAATTGATGATATTCCTTctgaaaaatgagaagaaaaattcCAAGGTTTTCATGCTTGGATGATTGCTCAAAATTTTACGGAAGAATCTCTCATTTTGAAATCTTATCTATTTTTACTGCTCATTTTTCAGGAATTCTCAAGGATTGGTAGACAAGTCTAGGAGAACAAGACAAGATGTATTTCTTGACCCGCCAAGTTTTCTCTGAAAACATTAATATTCTTCATTTAATGTTTATTGGAGACGCCAAAGAAAGCAGATAAACAAAGAGAAAGGAATTTTTCcaaatgaaatgtttatcttatgATCGAAAATATCTAAATAAACATTTTAAAAAGATGACTAAATTATTCTTTGCTCTTGGTGCAGATATCAATCTTAAACAAGCTTTTATCAATTTTCTTCCCAAGGACACAACGAACCAATTTTCCCAAAACAAATGGAGTACAAATTTTTATAATTGATGATATTCCTTctgaaaaatgagaagaaaaattcCAAGGTTTTCATGCTTGGATGATTGCTCAAAATTTTATGGAAGAATCTCTCATTTTGAAatcttatctatttttattgctcatttttcagGAATTCTCAAGGATTGGTAGACAAGTCTAGGAGAACAAGACAAGATGTATTTCTTGACCCGCCAAGTTTTCTCTGAAAACATTAATATTCTTCATTTAATGTTTATTGGAGACACCAAAGAAAGCAGATAAACAAAGAGAAAGGAATTTTTCcaaatgaaatgtttatcttatgATCGAAAATATCTAAATAAACATTTTAAAAAGATGACTAAATTATTCTTTGCTCTTGGTGCAGATATCAATCTTAAACAAGCTTTTATCAATTCTCTTCCCAAGTTTCTTGCAGATGGTGCAAAAATGTATATCCATAATAAATATGGATCTATATTAAGTTTGTCAACTGGACAAATTAAGCAAGCAGTTCTCTTATCCCTTGATGATCTTTGCAATAAAAGAAAAGTTATTCGTGAATATCTTAAGGGAGATGTTTGTTTGGATCAAGCCTGCAAGAAGCTTGAATTGATAACTAAAGGAAAATGTCAAGCATGTGTTCCTTacaaaagaagaaggaagttcAAAAGATTTAAAAGTTTCAGCAAAAGTTACAAAGGATTTCCTAAAAGACCTTTCAGGAAGAAATGGAGATATTTCAAAAGGTAAGGCAAGCAGTTtcgaggaaagaaaggaaacaaatgTTTCATGTGTGGAAAGCCAAGACATTATACAAAAAATTGTCTTCAAAACCAAAAGAGAGTACATCTTATTTCAGAAAATCAGAATGAACTTTCTTTTCATATCTATAATTTAGAATCTGAATTTTCTGAACAAGAAGAAGTGACTGATTCAACTCTTTTGGCTTTACAGGTCCTAGATGAAATTTTTACTATCAGTCCAGtccaaattgaaaagaaaacttATCCACAAGCTCTTGTTCATATTCTGTTGGATAAGTATTCTCAACCCATTCCTCTTATTGCATTTTTTGATACTGGTGCTGCACTTTCAATAATGAAAAAGGATGTTTTACCAGATAAGTATTGGACTCCATATGTTCATGAGTTTAGAGGAGCTGATGGAAAACTTTTTTATACTGAATTTGTCACCAAATTTCTTATTACACTCAAACTCCTTCCAGATTATTATGtgagttcaaaattttttgtgCAACCTTTGTTACTAAGGATCTTTGCTTGGATTTGATGTTTATCAAGAAGATAAATATCTTGTTACAGGaaaaaggataaaatccaaaaaatattttaagcCCTATATTGATGTTCCAAAGTTATACCTGTTCCAAGAAGAACAAGTTCTTCTTATAGAAGCCCAACTCAaggattttcaagaaaaaactATTCAAGAATCATGTGCTTCAAACCATCAAGAGTTCTTACAAAAATGTGACCATCCTCTTTgagaaaattctgatttttATATCCAacttcttttcaaaaaaaatgagGATATTAATCCTACAAAAGCTAGTCATTCAAGAATGAATCCTAATGATACTAAGCTTGCAGAACAAGCATGTGAAGAACTTTTAAAGTTTGGTCTCATTGAACTTTCTGATTTTCAATGGGCATGTCAAACATTTTATGTCAACAAGAAATCTGAACAGGTAAGGGGTAAAATGAGATTGGTAATTAATTACCAACCTCTCAATATTTTTCTTCTTGATGACAAATTTTCTATTTCCAACAGATTTACACTCTTTGCCCAGATTTCCAAAGcaaaatgatttttcaaatttgatttaaattttggaTTCTGGCAGTTGGGAATTCATCCTGATGATAGGCATAAAACTGGCTTTTGTAttccaaatcatcattttcaatgGAAGGTCATGCCCTTTGGTCTTAAGACGACACCTTCTCTTTTCCAAAAATCCATGATAAAAATTTTTCAGCCTATCTTACATTCAGCCTTGGTTTATATTGATGACATTCTTCTTTTTAGTAATACATGGGAAGAACATTTCCAATTGCTTAATGATTTTCATAGTATTGTTAAGCAGTATGGAATCATGatttctgaaaagaaaatgattttggCAAAACAAAAATGAAGGAATGAAAATTTCCAATGGTACATGTACACCTGAGCAACATGTTGGACAATCTGTTTAGAATTTTTCAGAAAAAGATTTGACAAAAACACAGGTGCAACAATTTCTTGGAATTGTCAACTATGTTCAGGAATTTATTCTCAAGGCAGCAAAGCATATTAGTCCTTTGACTAAAATGCTCAAAAAAACTCCACCATCATGGGGATCTTCTCAGACCCAAGCAATTCAAAACCTTAAACAAGAACTGATCAATCTTCTTACCCTACACATTCCAACTGAAGGAAGGAAGATATTACAAACTGATGCCAGTGACAGATATTGGGAGCTGTACTTCTTGAAGATGGTGAACAAGGTACCAGACATTGTTGTGGATTCGCAAGTGAAAAATTTAAAGTTTCTGAACAACATTATCATTCCACTTTCAAGGACATTCTTGTAGTAAGAAATGGAATTAAAaaattctctttcttccttatATCCCATCATTTTTTAGTTGAAATGGATATGGTATCATTTCCTAAAATGCtgcatttcaaacaaaaaatcattCCTCACCCACAACTCCTTAGACGGTCAGCACGGTTCTCCCAATACTCCTTTGATGTTAAACATATTAAGGGGAAGAAAAACATTGTTGCTGATTTCTTCTCCAGAAAAGAACTCATACCTCAACAAGTCTTATCCTATTTAATGTTTACATCTATTCAATCAGTACCACCTGATATTCATGAGATACCGTACCCATGCGAAAAAGAAGATATTAAAAGAATTCGGAATAATTATGAACTAGAACTTTGTAGTTCATATGGTGGTTCAATTTTAAGTTCCTTTGGTACAAACTCTGAATACCCTTTCTGCCAAATCTTCATAATCAATCCTACTGATTTTTCAAAAGCACTATGATATTTTTGGTGTATGTGTCACCAATATCATATCCTTATGGAATTTCAAGACCCTTTCTTTAATAGACCATTAGCACAAAACCTTCAAATATTTTTACAA
Encoded proteins:
- the LOC140016855 gene encoding uncharacterized protein encodes the protein MVESPSKGIVTSTNIMPMVMPQITNWKLNDTNYQQWSKAVKIYLTGLGKQRYLTDVSLTEDNKKLVWIQEDAQILGAIWNSMEPRIVYMCSHCETTKEVWDYVRLLYCSNLSRMYDISLEYFQLQHDNKTVTEYFADLKRVSEELNAVMPLSSDITVMQRQREQMLVLKFLAGLKPEFEPIKSQILAGEQLPSFAEAYARVLRSASKDKAQGDGALINDKSALVANNGRIEQLNLGRGSRGGSRGGCGGRGGRGTRECTHCGLKNHTHDTCWDLHGKPPRFANAVTIDQAESSSSAQGSQKTFTISEEDYVKFLQYQTANHASLPSASLAQKGNAMACLSTSKNFDSWIIDSGATDHMSGFEDKEDDWWRARA